Proteins from one Arsenophonus apicola genomic window:
- a CDS encoding phage tail protein → MKKPEQLRDHLSQHVPFLNHNPELMTVFVENGHVIATMAPSISFEYRYTINLIIERFGGNQDILMAVLVDWIRQYQPELFANPDRRQHDFRFEMDFIDNQTAHISIEIDLTERVLVKTNGGKQVVEAIPEPEDPFDK, encoded by the coding sequence ATGAAAAAGCCAGAACAGCTGCGTGATCACCTATCGCAGCACGTGCCGTTTTTGAACCACAATCCGGAACTGATGACGGTATTTGTCGAAAATGGTCACGTGATAGCGACAATGGCGCCGTCAATCTCTTTTGAGTATCGTTATACGATTAACCTCATCATTGAGCGCTTTGGTGGAAATCAGGATATTCTGATGGCCGTTTTGGTCGACTGGATACGGCAATATCAACCTGAACTCTTCGCTAATCCCGACCGACGGCAACACGATTTTCGTTTTGAAATGGACTTTATTGATAATCAGACCGCGCATATCAGTATTGAAATAGACCTCACCGAGCGGGTGCTGGTTAAAACCAACGGCGGTAAACAGGTGGTCGAAGCCATCCCTGAACCCGAGGATCCATTCGATAAGTAG
- the lysC gene encoding Rz1-like lysis system protein LysC, with translation MGLLSSCSSTRNEYVQTPHIPIPPYLLADCLPPAITDMMTWRDSLVLNEQLLTVIELCNLDKKAIKRIEAQRTKNRRNIGKNRLKPSV, from the coding sequence ATGGGGCTATTGTCGAGTTGCAGCAGCACACGAAACGAATACGTTCAGACGCCTCACATTCCGATACCCCCTTACCTACTCGCTGATTGCTTACCGCCAGCCATCACAGATATGATGACATGGCGTGATAGTCTGGTACTCAATGAGCAGTTACTGACAGTGATTGAGCTGTGTAATCTTGACAAAAAGGCAATAAAGCGAATTGAAGCGCAGAGAACGAAAAACAGACGGAATATCGGCAAAAATAGATTAAAACCGAGTGTTTAG
- a CDS encoding phage tail protein I, producing the protein MHKTLLPTGSTALEKAASVALSQILTLPIPLRTLVNPDTCPVHLLPYLAWSFSVDRWDKNWPEKTKREAIKAALFIHQHKGTIGALRRVVEPLGYLIRVIEWWKTGDAPGTFRLDIGVLESGITESMYHEIEALIEDAKPASRHLLGLSIQLETRGTFFTGASVYLGDELTVYAYTPALICTSGTVQQGLALHLIDTVRISAS; encoded by the coding sequence ATGCATAAGACGTTATTACCGACCGGCTCCACGGCGCTTGAAAAAGCGGCCTCAGTGGCGTTGTCACAGATTTTGACCTTACCCATTCCGCTTCGCACCCTCGTCAATCCCGACACGTGCCCCGTCCATTTGCTGCCTTATCTGGCCTGGAGTTTCAGCGTTGACAGGTGGGATAAAAACTGGCCGGAGAAAACCAAACGCGAGGCCATTAAAGCCGCGCTCTTTATTCATCAGCATAAAGGTACCATCGGCGCACTGCGCCGCGTTGTTGAACCGCTTGGCTACCTGATACGGGTGATTGAATGGTGGAAAACGGGCGATGCGCCGGGCACCTTTCGATTAGACATTGGCGTACTGGAAAGTGGCATTACCGAATCGATGTATCATGAGATTGAAGCGTTGATTGAAGATGCGAAGCCTGCCAGTCGGCACTTATTGGGGCTGTCGATTCAACTGGAAACGCGCGGCACTTTTTTTACGGGTGCGAGTGTCTATCTGGGCGATGAATTAACCGTTTATGCCTACACGCCCGCGTTGATTTGCACGAGTGGCACCGTGCAACAGGGGTTGGCATTACACCTGATTGATACCGTAAGGATTAGCGCATCATGA
- a CDS encoding baseplate assembly protein, with translation MTTIDLSQLPKPEVVEILDFDTLLAKRKNALIAACPAEIRDAIAQTLALHSEPLTKLLEENTYYDLLLRRRINEAALANMVAFAQGADLDHLAANNNVRRLRLTEGNATAIPPVLPIFESDNDLRLRIPAAFEGLSVAGPTGSYEFYARSADGQVADASVISPKPAEVTVTILSRDGNGTASQTLINTVEKALNDENVRPVADRVTVQSANIIPYQVDATLYLLPAPEYEPILETAHEKLIAYTREQHRLGRDVALSALYAALHVTGVTRVVIHTPKQDIKIAKTQASFCTDINLKMESKTDA, from the coding sequence ATGACAACCATCGATTTAAGCCAATTACCAAAACCCGAAGTGGTTGAGATACTGGATTTTGACACCCTGCTTGCCAAGCGTAAAAATGCCCTGATTGCCGCGTGTCCGGCTGAAATCCGTGATGCCATCGCGCAAACCCTGGCGCTGCACTCTGAACCGTTAACCAAGTTACTGGAAGAGAACACCTATTATGATTTGCTGTTGCGCCGCCGCATTAATGAAGCCGCCTTAGCCAATATGGTGGCCTTTGCCCAAGGTGCCGATCTTGACCATCTGGCGGCAAATAACAATGTCAGACGCCTGCGTTTAACAGAAGGCAACGCGACGGCTATCCCACCGGTGCTGCCCATCTTTGAATCCGATAACGATTTACGTCTGCGTATCCCGGCCGCCTTTGAAGGGCTGAGTGTAGCCGGCCCCACCGGCAGCTACGAATTTTACGCCCGCAGCGCCGATGGACAGGTCGCCGATGCGTCGGTCATTAGCCCGAAACCGGCAGAAGTGACCGTCACTATCCTGTCACGCGACGGGAATGGCACGGCCAGTCAAACCCTGATTAACACGGTGGAAAAAGCCCTGAATGATGAAAATGTGCGCCCCGTCGCCGACCGGGTTACGGTGCAATCGGCCAACATCATACCCTACCAGGTCGATGCCACGCTTTATCTGTTGCCTGCACCGGAATATGAACCGATTTTGGAAACGGCACACGAAAAGTTGATCGCCTATACGCGCGAACAACACCGATTAGGCCGTGATGTGGCCTTAAGTGCGCTGTATGCCGCCTTACACGTCACTGGCGTAACCCGGGTGGTCATTCACACACCGAAACAGGATATCAAGATAGCCAAAACGCAAGCCAGCTTTTGCACCGACATCAATCTTAAGATGGAGAGCAAAACCGATGCATAA
- a CDS encoding phage tail sheath protein: MPQDYHHGVRVIEINEGTRSIRTSSTAIAGVVCTAGDADSTTFPLNTAVRLTDLAAAIGKAGKKGTLGPVLTAILAQTNPITVVVRVAEGKTPEETTTNIIGTTTPEGKKTGLQALLSANNQLGVKPRILAVPGLDNQAVATALATVAQKLRAMAYISAAGCHTVTDAIAYRKNFSQRELMLIWPDFLAWNSATHREQTTYATAFALGLRAKIDNDTGWHKTLSNVGINGVTGISADLSWDLQDPNTDAGLLNQNAITTLIRQDGFRFWGSRTCSDEPLFQFESATRTAHILADTFAEAHFWAIDKTLSPSLTRDIIEGINAKLRRLIAEGVLLGGQCWYDDKVNTKETLKDGKLTLDYDYTPVPPLENLLLRQRITDQYLLDFSNKIKG, translated from the coding sequence ATGCCGCAAGACTATCATCATGGCGTGCGTGTGATTGAAATCAATGAAGGCACGCGCTCTATCCGCACCAGCAGCACCGCCATTGCCGGTGTCGTCTGTACCGCAGGCGATGCCGACAGTACCACCTTTCCACTTAATACCGCGGTGCGGTTAACTGACCTCGCCGCTGCGATAGGCAAAGCCGGAAAAAAGGGAACGCTCGGGCCTGTTTTAACCGCGATTTTAGCCCAAACCAACCCAATAACAGTGGTCGTACGGGTCGCCGAAGGGAAAACCCCCGAGGAGACCACCACCAATATCATTGGCACCACCACGCCTGAAGGTAAAAAAACCGGCTTACAGGCGCTGTTATCCGCTAACAACCAGCTCGGTGTAAAACCGCGTATTTTAGCCGTGCCTGGGTTGGATAACCAGGCGGTCGCAACGGCGCTGGCGACCGTCGCCCAAAAGTTACGCGCGATGGCCTATATCAGTGCCGCAGGGTGTCATACCGTGACCGACGCGATAGCGTATCGCAAAAATTTTAGCCAGCGTGAGCTGATGCTGATTTGGCCGGATTTTTTAGCCTGGAACAGTGCCACCCATCGTGAACAAACCACCTATGCCACGGCGTTTGCATTAGGGTTGCGGGCAAAAATCGATAATGACACGGGGTGGCATAAAACACTGTCTAATGTCGGCATTAATGGCGTGACGGGGATTTCCGCTGACCTGTCGTGGGATTTGCAAGACCCGAATACCGATGCCGGATTATTAAACCAGAACGCCATTACCACGCTTATTCGTCAGGATGGTTTCCGGTTTTGGGGGTCGCGTACCTGCTCGGATGAACCGCTTTTTCAATTTGAAAGTGCCACCCGCACCGCCCATATTTTAGCCGATACCTTTGCCGAGGCGCATTTCTGGGCGATAGACAAAACGCTCAGTCCATCGCTGACGCGCGATATTATTGAAGGCATTAACGCCAAACTTCGACGTTTGATTGCCGAGGGGGTTTTACTGGGTGGGCAGTGCTGGTATGACGACAAGGTGAATACCAAAGAAACGCTCAAAGACGGCAAGCTGACACTGGATTATGACTATACGCCGGTGCCGCCGTTGGAAAACCTGTTATTACGCCAGCGTATTACTGACCAGTATTTACTGGATTTTAGCAACAAGATTAAGGGTTAA
- a CDS encoding DNA-methyltransferase: protein MTTQLLNGDCHQLLTTLPPDSVDLVLTDPPYGIMKCNGETGWYAEKLRWDERLDQTKIWAELNRVVRPKGMILLFSKEPLTSQLIQTPHTNLPFSYRLIWVKNHFGHPLSCRRMPVNFFEDIGVFYKKFDSNKRDPRRDYVAKLLEFIGEPPKAIIAEHGQQFAHFLKHQNLQFSLCTKAAWQQLTECFSLSAFPAWKSYEQLQAWQPFKRTFNLPEGKKFKSNVFYYPKDVPSVHPTQKPVALLTDLIETFSHPGDTVLDFTMGSGSTGVACVKTGRHFVGIEANKAYFDIAEKRIRQAQSIRMKDEKARTAA from the coding sequence ATGACCACCCAACTTTTAAATGGTGATTGCCATCAATTATTGACCACGCTGCCGCCCGATAGTGTCGATTTGGTGTTAACAGACCCGCCCTACGGGATTATGAAGTGCAACGGCGAAACCGGTTGGTACGCCGAAAAACTGCGCTGGGATGAACGTCTGGATCAGACAAAAATCTGGGCTGAACTCAATCGGGTAGTCAGACCGAAGGGCATGATTTTACTCTTTTCAAAAGAACCGTTGACGAGCCAGTTAATTCAGACCCCTCATACCAACCTGCCCTTTTCTTATCGGCTGATTTGGGTTAAAAATCATTTTGGCCATCCCCTTTCCTGTCGCCGGATGCCGGTGAATTTTTTTGAAGACATCGGCGTCTTTTACAAAAAGTTTGATAGTAACAAGCGTGACCCGAGGCGGGATTATGTCGCAAAATTGCTCGAATTTATCGGCGAACCACCGAAAGCGATTATTGCCGAACACGGTCAGCAATTTGCGCATTTTTTAAAACACCAAAATTTGCAATTTTCGCTTTGCACCAAAGCGGCCTGGCAGCAGCTGACGGAATGCTTTTCACTTAGCGCTTTCCCCGCGTGGAAATCCTATGAACAATTACAAGCGTGGCAGCCGTTTAAACGGACTTTTAACCTTCCCGAGGGTAAAAAATTCAAATCCAATGTCTTTTACTACCCGAAAGACGTGCCGAGTGTGCACCCAACCCAAAAGCCGGTGGCGTTACTAACCGATTTAATCGAGACCTTCAGCCATCCGGGTGATACGGTGCTCGATTTTACCATGGGCAGCGGCTCGACGGGCGTGGCATGCGTGAAGACCGGACGCCACTTTGTCGGCATCGAAGCCAATAAAGCCTATTTTGACATTGCCGAAAAACGCATCCGGCAGGCACAATCGATAAGGATGAAGGATGAAAAAGCCAGAACAGCTGCGTGA
- a CDS encoding phage baseplate assembly protein V, which translates to MTANLLRRLQNLIRVGVVVEVDSQKGCRVKTGELITDWLKWLTLRAGQTRTLSAPSPGEQVLILALGGELTTAFVLMGIFSDCHPAPIPSLTADHRTYADGAVIEYEPATGLLKATGIEQGCIEAKNSLTVSAKRVTVKAAVNIEFDTPNVICTQNLTTTSLTVTQGAQMAGDVTHSGGTLMSNGIRVDNHRHGGVERGSAMTEGPQ; encoded by the coding sequence ATGACCGCAAATCTGTTGCGTCGCTTACAAAATCTTATTCGGGTCGGGGTGGTTGTTGAGGTGGATAGCCAAAAAGGTTGCCGGGTTAAGACCGGTGAACTGATTACAGACTGGCTTAAATGGCTCACCTTGCGAGCGGGACAAACCCGGACACTCAGTGCACCGAGCCCCGGTGAACAGGTGTTAATTCTGGCATTAGGTGGTGAACTCACCACCGCGTTTGTGCTGATGGGCATTTTTTCCGATTGCCATCCTGCGCCGATCCCCTCATTGACCGCTGACCATCGTACCTATGCCGATGGTGCCGTCATTGAATATGAACCCGCCACCGGCCTATTAAAAGCAACCGGCATTGAACAAGGTTGCATTGAAGCAAAAAATAGCCTGACGGTGAGTGCAAAGCGAGTCACCGTCAAGGCGGCAGTGAATATTGAATTCGACACCCCCAATGTTATTTGCACCCAAAATCTGACCACCACGTCACTCACGGTCACCCAAGGCGCACAGATGGCGGGGGATGTGACCCACTCCGGCGGTACCTTGATGTCTAACGGCATTCGTGTTGACAACCATCGTCACGGCGGTGTTGAACGCGGCAGCGCCATGACGGAGGGACCGCAATGA
- a CDS encoding phage virion morphogenesis protein — protein sequence MDETLRRFEAELTALLSHLTTAERKKLARSIGQRLRQSQFARLRAQQNPDGSPFTPRKKGFIALRREMTLLIDGEPVHLTDVRQRGQRITGIDAKRRQKRSVQLADIQTFLESKKTRITARRLTHQQRMFKKLATARFLRLKTDSQGINLAFLPSAARIARVHHFGLTERYHGKTVHYPTRQLLGLTAQEMIYIENQLLDFLTR from the coding sequence ATGGACGAGACATTACGCCGTTTTGAAGCGGAGCTTACTGCGCTGTTATCGCATCTGACGACCGCCGAACGTAAAAAACTGGCACGATCGATTGGCCAACGGTTGCGCCAATCCCAGTTTGCCCGCCTTCGCGCCCAACAAAACCCGGACGGTAGCCCATTTACCCCGCGAAAAAAGGGTTTTATTGCCCTTCGACGCGAGATGACACTGTTAATTGATGGCGAACCGGTGCATTTAACGGATGTGCGGCAACGAGGCCAAAGAATCACCGGCATTGACGCCAAACGCCGCCAGAAGCGCAGCGTGCAACTGGCGGACATTCAAACCTTTCTTGAAAGCAAAAAAACACGGATCACTGCTCGGCGATTAACCCATCAACAGCGTATGTTTAAAAAACTGGCCACCGCCCGATTCTTACGCCTAAAAACCGACAGCCAAGGCATCAACTTAGCCTTTTTGCCTTCTGCCGCGCGAATAGCACGGGTTCATCATTTTGGGCTGACGGAGCGCTATCACGGCAAAACGGTACATTATCCTACCCGCCAGTTATTGGGGCTGACGGCGCAAGAGATGATTTATATTGAAAATCAGCTACTCGATTTTCTGACCCGTTAA
- a CDS encoding phage tail-collar fiber domain-containing protein: MKYFCLLTRQGEHRVAEATALGTKIAITQMAVGDGGGSLPTPDTQQTQLINERRRAAINQLWVDKNNPNQVIAEQIIPENEGGWWIREVGLFDKENVLIAVGNCPETYKPQLAEGSGRTQTIRAVFIVSHTEAVTLKIDPSVVLATRQYVDTEINKKIDKQAIKQTTGDSPTDVISQEGVTKALDTKQPIGDYVTQLAFNQELNNKIDKTKIVQTIGNSTEKVISQDAVTKALQNAMNINTLYPVGVVIWFAQNKNPNTLFPNTKWQYIGENKTIRLAKADGSNVFTSGGADAIKLTEAQLPAHGHTFSATTSSYDYGNKNTNTTGNHVHNYTKNSGYIGASGSAWVAASNQKVNATTSSSGNHSHTVAIGPHSHTVSGTTVKTGGGSEINITNAFVTLMGWYRIS; the protein is encoded by the coding sequence ATGAAATACTTTTGCCTGTTAACCCGCCAGGGCGAACACCGTGTTGCCGAAGCGACAGCACTGGGTACAAAAATCGCCATTACGCAAATGGCCGTTGGCGATGGGGGTGGCTCGTTACCCACCCCAGACACCCAACAGACCCAACTGATTAATGAACGTCGCCGAGCCGCGATTAATCAGCTTTGGGTCGATAAAAATAATCCCAACCAAGTGATTGCTGAGCAGATTATTCCCGAAAATGAAGGCGGTTGGTGGATACGGGAGGTGGGACTCTTTGATAAAGAGAATGTGCTCATTGCGGTCGGTAACTGCCCGGAAACCTACAAACCGCAATTAGCCGAAGGATCAGGTCGAACCCAGACGATACGGGCGGTTTTTATTGTCAGTCATACCGAGGCGGTGACCCTTAAAATTGACCCCTCGGTGGTACTGGCGACCCGACAGTATGTCGATACCGAAATAAATAAAAAAATTGACAAGCAAGCGATTAAACAAACAACAGGGGATTCGCCAACCGATGTTATCAGCCAGGAAGGTGTCACGAAGGCATTAGATACCAAACAACCGATTGGCGATTATGTCACCCAACTGGCCTTTAACCAGGAATTAAACAACAAAATCGATAAGACAAAAATCGTGCAAACAATCGGTAATTCTACTGAAAAAGTAATAAGTCAAGATGCGGTGACTAAAGCATTACAAAATGCGATGAATATCAATACGCTTTACCCTGTTGGGGTGGTTATCTGGTTTGCTCAAAACAAAAATCCCAATACCTTATTTCCTAATACGAAGTGGCAATACATTGGTGAAAATAAAACTATCCGGTTAGCGAAAGCAGATGGCTCTAATGTATTTACCAGCGGAGGCGCTGATGCTATTAAGCTTACCGAAGCGCAATTACCCGCGCATGGACATACCTTTTCAGCAACGACGAGTAGCTATGATTATGGTAATAAAAATACCAATACAACAGGTAATCACGTACATAACTATACCAAAAACAGTGGATATATAGGAGCATCAGGTTCGGCCTGGGTTGCGGCATCCAATCAAAAAGTTAATGCAACAACTTCTTCTAGTGGAAATCACTCGCACACTGTAGCAATCGGCCCGCATTCACATACGGTTTCAGGTACAACTGTAAAAACCGGAGGGGGTAGCGAAATTAATATAACGAATGCTTTTGTTACTTTGATGGGCTGGTACAGAATCAGCTAA
- a CDS encoding GPW/gp25 family protein, with protein sequence MNALGMNRQTGQFISENAHIAQSVQDILLTPVGSRVMRRDYGSLLFSLLDKPQTPALRLQLMAACFSALLRFEPRIRLEKINIEQHAETSQIAIVAQIIDSGTAFSFHFPVRSR encoded by the coding sequence ATGAATGCCCTGGGGATGAACCGGCAAACCGGCCAATTTATCAGCGAAAATGCGCATATTGCCCAGTCGGTGCAAGATATTTTACTGACCCCGGTGGGCAGTCGGGTCATGCGCCGTGATTATGGCTCACTGCTGTTTAGTCTGCTAGATAAACCCCAAACTCCGGCATTAAGACTCCAACTGATGGCAGCCTGCTTTAGCGCACTTTTACGCTTTGAGCCGCGGATCAGGCTGGAAAAAATTAACATCGAACAACACGCGGAGACTTCGCAGATTGCGATTGTGGCACAAATTATCGACAGTGGCACCGCGTTTTCTTTTCATTTTCCCGTGAGATCGAGATGA
- a CDS encoding phage holin family protein has protein sequence MRMFEKYSSPLSYMGGIVTTVIGIFTLEQWVGLIGIVCTVITCLVNWYYKRKEYRLKARNIKGRP, from the coding sequence ATGCGTATGTTTGAAAAGTATTCCAGTCCCTTGTCGTATATGGGCGGAATTGTCACAACAGTCATTGGCATTTTCACGCTCGAACAGTGGGTTGGCCTAATAGGTATTGTCTGCACGGTCATCACCTGTCTGGTCAACTGGTATTACAAACGCAAGGAGTACCGGTTAAAAGCGCGCAACATCAAAGGGAGGCCATGA
- a CDS encoding tail fiber assembly protein, which produces MFFNEKNQEWEYQEDHRGLVLFDTKNRQSVTIMKLGKVPEYLTPLAPKSEFDVWNGEKWVKDIKAEKLAERKKLEGLKQQKLYDATCEIAPLQDAIDLDIATEVEKKRLVDWKKYRVLVNRTDTSTAPDIDWPIKPA; this is translated from the coding sequence TTGTTTTTTAATGAAAAAAATCAGGAATGGGAATATCAGGAAGATCATCGCGGCTTGGTTTTGTTTGATACGAAAAACCGTCAATCTGTCACCATTATGAAATTGGGAAAAGTACCGGAATATTTGACACCATTAGCTCCAAAAAGCGAATTTGATGTCTGGAATGGTGAAAAATGGGTCAAGGATATTAAAGCTGAAAAATTAGCAGAAAGAAAGAAATTAGAAGGTCTCAAACAACAAAAATTATATGATGCCACTTGTGAAATTGCACCTCTTCAAGATGCCATAGATTTAGACATAGCTACGGAAGTGGAGAAAAAGCGGTTGGTTGACTGGAAAAAATACAGAGTATTAGTTAATCGCACTGATACTTCAACAGCACCTGATATTGACTGGCCGATAAAACCGGCGTGA
- a CDS encoding lysozyme, which produces MITHFEGMRLKPYFDGGGVLSVCYGHTGNDIERNRAYSKEDCDKWLDDDLKAVKHYVDPLVKVDINTLTQAALYSFAYNVGVGNFAKSTLLKKLNSNDRKGACDEMKRWVYVDGRKWKGLMTRREIESVICYGDLTHLA; this is translated from the coding sequence ATGATAACCCATTTCGAAGGGATGAGACTTAAGCCCTATTTCGATGGTGGCGGTGTGCTTTCTGTTTGCTACGGGCACACCGGTAACGATATTGAGCGTAACCGAGCGTACTCCAAAGAAGATTGTGACAAGTGGCTTGATGACGATTTAAAGGCGGTTAAGCACTATGTTGACCCGCTGGTCAAGGTCGATATCAATACACTGACTCAAGCAGCGCTTTATTCATTTGCTTACAACGTGGGTGTGGGAAATTTTGCCAAATCGACATTACTCAAAAAGCTCAACTCCAATGACCGAAAAGGCGCTTGTGATGAAATGAAACGCTGGGTTTATGTCGATGGCAGAAAGTGGAAAGGATTAATGACCCGTCGGGAAATAGAGAGCGTAATATGTTATGGAGACCTTACGCATTTGGCGTAG